A region of Candidatus Flexicrinis proximus DNA encodes the following proteins:
- a CDS encoding glycosyltransferase encodes MSLTHVLKVLYVACALYLALFTAGQGYLFLRYMALWVRGKHRSAAPEAPQEWPRVAVQLPIYNEKLVIRRLLEAVVALDYPREKLTIQILDDSTDDTVGVVAALVAKYRANGVDMRHVRRGRRSGYKAGAMAYGLTLLPDAEYVAIFDADFVPPSDFLRRTLPHLTADPKAAFVQTRWGHLNAGENWLTRAQALSFDAYYLMEQTARARCGLLMTFNGTGGVWRTAAIADAGGWTSDTLTEDFDLSYRAQMRGWRMHYLPEVVVPGEIPMQTATYKAQQMRWATGSNQTLFKLSGRVWSSKLSLHQKLMASLHLMQYTPHPVMLLMMALAPLMMATKAYSGLPLGPLAALSVIVPGMTVMSQIMLGGNWPRRLMYYPFVMVLGTGMMWNNTRALWRAVQSWREHRELEFVRTPKFASGAGGIAVAERAAVAYSIPASAHAYVELALAVYALGVTLMAARSAPSLVPLFGLYAVALALVGGRAIFNR; translated from the coding sequence ATGAGTCTGACTCACGTTTTGAAGGTTCTGTATGTCGCGTGTGCCCTGTATCTGGCGCTGTTCACGGCCGGCCAGGGCTATTTGTTCCTGCGGTATATGGCGCTGTGGGTGCGCGGCAAGCACCGTTCAGCCGCGCCGGAAGCGCCGCAGGAATGGCCGCGCGTGGCGGTTCAACTGCCGATCTACAACGAAAAACTCGTCATCCGGCGGCTGCTGGAAGCCGTCGTCGCGCTGGATTACCCGCGCGAAAAGCTGACGATCCAGATCCTGGACGACTCGACCGACGATACGGTCGGCGTGGTGGCCGCGCTGGTGGCAAAGTACCGGGCGAATGGGGTCGACATGCGCCATGTCAGGCGCGGACGACGCAGCGGGTACAAGGCCGGCGCGATGGCCTACGGGCTTACGCTGCTGCCGGACGCCGAATATGTGGCGATCTTCGACGCGGATTTCGTGCCGCCGAGCGACTTCCTGCGCCGGACGCTGCCGCATCTGACTGCAGACCCGAAGGCGGCCTTCGTCCAGACGCGCTGGGGACACCTGAACGCCGGCGAGAACTGGCTGACACGCGCGCAGGCGCTGTCGTTCGACGCCTATTACCTGATGGAACAGACTGCGCGCGCACGCTGCGGACTGCTGATGACCTTCAACGGTACCGGTGGTGTCTGGCGCACGGCGGCTATTGCGGACGCCGGCGGCTGGACCTCAGATACGCTGACGGAGGATTTTGACCTGAGCTACCGCGCGCAGATGCGCGGATGGCGCATGCATTACCTGCCCGAAGTGGTCGTCCCGGGGGAAATCCCGATGCAGACCGCGACGTACAAGGCGCAGCAGATGCGCTGGGCCACCGGAAGCAATCAAACGCTGTTCAAGCTGTCGGGGCGCGTGTGGTCGTCGAAGCTGTCGCTGCACCAGAAGCTGATGGCGTCCCTGCACCTGATGCAATACACACCGCATCCCGTAATGCTGCTGATGATGGCGCTGGCGCCGCTGATGATGGCGACCAAAGCCTACAGCGGCCTGCCGCTTGGCCCGCTGGCGGCATTGTCGGTGATCGTGCCGGGGATGACGGTCATGAGCCAGATCATGCTGGGTGGGAACTGGCCGCGCCGGCTGATGTACTACCCGTTTGTGATGGTGCTGGGCACCGGCATGATGTGGAACAACACACGCGCGCTGTGGCGGGCGGTTCAGAGCTGGCGCGAACACCGCGAACTCGAATTCGTGCGCACGCCCAAGTTTGCCAGCGGCGCGGGCGGGATTGCGGTGGCGGAACGGGCGGCAGTGGCCTACAGCATCCCGGCCTCGGCGCACGCCTATGTCGAGCTGGCGTTGGCGGTGTATGCGCTGGGCGTCACGCTGATGGCGGCGCGGTCCGCGCCGTCGCTGGTGCCGCTGTTTGGACTGTATGCCGTGGCGCTGGCACTGGTCGGCGGGCGGGCGATTTTCAACCGGTAG
- a CDS encoding metallophosphoesterase: MTPNDQDDARMGEFTHKILVFTDALQVLPGSALLAIFTAAALLVRLCWPDWTAAIAFFIAVQAVALSLMLLPLADLSHGPDRAPALALMGVMAVPVGLFGLLGLPGWFALAWLIGITIVTVYSTWVEPFWIEVTHQRKSVAGWDSAHPLKLLHLGDLHAEHFGPRERSLNRLVAKLKPDVIVFSGDFINLSNVKNAETRALIRQIVAEWKAPLGLYAVSGTSAEIDLPEDVPEYLAEAEGAQSVVGRWASISTPGGILHIGGMASWHIMKTDRDALNELLKSRPDGGAQLLLVHTPDLAPEAAEAGIDLYLCGHTHGGQLCLPGGIPILTASHLGRRFVRGRVDLGTTTVYTTRGIGLEGLGAPRARVFCRPEIILWEITA, translated from the coding sequence ATGACCCCTAACGATCAAGATGATGCCCGCATGGGCGAATTCACGCACAAAATCCTGGTGTTCACCGATGCGCTCCAGGTGCTGCCGGGAAGCGCGCTGCTGGCGATTTTCACGGCGGCGGCGCTCTTGGTGCGGCTGTGCTGGCCGGATTGGACGGCGGCCATCGCGTTCTTTATCGCGGTGCAGGCGGTCGCGCTGAGCCTGATGCTGCTGCCGCTGGCCGACCTGAGCCACGGGCCGGATCGCGCGCCGGCGCTGGCGCTGATGGGGGTGATGGCGGTGCCGGTCGGGCTTTTTGGCCTGCTGGGGCTACCAGGTTGGTTCGCTCTGGCATGGTTAATCGGTATTACAATAGTGACGGTATACAGCACCTGGGTCGAACCGTTCTGGATCGAAGTAACGCATCAGCGCAAGTCTGTCGCGGGGTGGGATTCGGCGCATCCGCTGAAACTGCTGCACCTCGGCGACCTGCATGCGGAACATTTCGGGCCGCGCGAGCGTTCACTCAACAGGCTGGTGGCGAAACTGAAGCCGGACGTGATCGTGTTCAGCGGCGACTTCATCAACCTGTCGAACGTGAAGAACGCCGAGACGCGCGCGCTGATCCGGCAGATCGTCGCGGAGTGGAAAGCGCCGCTGGGGCTGTATGCGGTGAGCGGCACGTCGGCGGAGATCGACCTGCCGGAAGACGTGCCGGAGTATCTGGCGGAGGCGGAAGGCGCGCAGTCGGTGGTGGGACGGTGGGCATCGATCAGCACGCCCGGTGGTATCCTGCATATCGGCGGCATGGCCTCATGGCATATCATGAAAACAGACCGTGATGCCCTCAACGAATTACTGAAAAGCCGGCCAGACGGCGGCGCACAGCTGCTGCTGGTGCATACGCCCGACCTTGCGCCCGAAGCGGCGGAGGCGGGGATTGACCTGTATTTATGCGGGCATACGCACGGCGGGCAGTTGTGCCTTCCGGGCGGCATCCCGATTTTGACCGCCAGTCATTTGGGGCGGCGGTTTGTGCGCGGGCGCGTTGACCTCGGCACGACCACCGTCTATACCACGCGCGGCATCGGCCTGGAAGGGTTGGGCGCGCCGCGCGCCAGAGTGTTCTGCCGTCCTGAAATCATCCTGTGGGAAATCACCGCATGA
- a CDS encoding NAD(P)/FAD-dependent oxidoreductase, which translates to MSDYQVVIIGGRPAGASLAIRLGRLNIRTLLVDKMTFPSLPAVPSSPIIYSQHMQVLEELGITENELFHADGRIDAFVVNFVGHFHEAIPMSVAEAKHSYAYGADRTKFDTAIWEHAGKYDSVTTRSGFSVTGVLKENGRVVGIKGQSERGKEETIHADLVVGADGRFSFAAQQFEAATLEEHNQHITNSYHAEWENIGDGFVPHSGTMYNTGKGWLVLMIPIDTRKYIVGTYARPGANKNEKRVEEGYLEALQSIPAVWARLKDAQRTTPVVGVKGIRNGIRQPVGDGWALVGDAFHYKDPLDGQGIYDALLEAKSLAEAIQSWLSGAKTWAQAGETYKEQAINATRPMMLQTVKRVKNEMFTDPPAFIIKTLVRWMLSSREYQRDFMRLLTRVSDPAHWQTPGVMRRAIWNGLMNDLFRRKTAPASIPVEQKA; encoded by the coding sequence ATGAGCGACTATCAGGTCGTGATAATAGGCGGCCGGCCAGCCGGGGCAAGTCTTGCGATCCGGTTGGGGCGGCTGAACATCAGGACGCTGCTGGTGGACAAGATGACCTTCCCCAGCCTGCCGGCGGTGCCGTCCAGCCCGATCATCTATTCGCAGCACATGCAGGTGCTGGAAGAGCTGGGCATCACTGAAAACGAACTGTTCCACGCCGACGGGCGCATCGACGCGTTCGTGGTCAACTTCGTCGGCCACTTCCACGAGGCGATCCCGATGAGCGTCGCCGAAGCGAAGCACTCGTACGCCTACGGCGCCGACCGCACCAAGTTCGATACGGCGATCTGGGAACATGCCGGCAAGTACGACTCGGTGACCACACGCAGCGGCTTCTCGGTGACCGGCGTCCTCAAGGAAAACGGCCGCGTCGTCGGCATCAAAGGTCAGAGCGAGCGCGGCAAAGAAGAGACGATCCACGCCGATCTGGTGGTGGGCGCGGACGGCCGTTTCAGCTTCGCCGCGCAGCAGTTCGAGGCGGCGACACTTGAAGAACACAACCAGCACATCACGAATTCGTATCACGCCGAATGGGAGAACATCGGCGACGGTTTTGTGCCGCATTCGGGCACGATGTACAACACGGGCAAAGGCTGGCTGGTGCTGATGATCCCGATCGATACGCGCAAGTACATCGTCGGGACGTATGCGCGTCCGGGCGCGAACAAGAACGAGAAGCGGGTCGAGGAAGGCTATCTGGAAGCGCTGCAGAGCATCCCGGCGGTGTGGGCGCGGCTCAAAGACGCGCAGCGCACGACTCCGGTCGTCGGCGTGAAAGGCATCCGCAACGGCATCCGGCAGCCTGTGGGCGACGGTTGGGCGCTGGTGGGCGATGCCTTCCACTACAAGGACCCGCTGGACGGGCAGGGGATTTACGATGCGCTGCTCGAAGCGAAGTCGCTGGCCGAGGCCATTCAATCGTGGCTGAGCGGCGCTAAGACGTGGGCGCAGGCGGGCGAGACGTACAAAGAACAGGCGATCAATGCGACCCGGCCGATGATGCTGCAGACCGTCAAGCGCGTGAAGAACGAGATGTTTACCGATCCCCCGGCGTTCATCATCAAGACGCTGGTGCGCTGGATGCTGAGCAGCCGGGAATATCAGCGCGACTTCATGCGCCTGCTCACGCGGGTCTCCGATCCGGCCCACTGGCAGACCCCCGGCGTGATGCGGCGCGCGATCTGGAATGGCCTGATGAACGATCTGTTCCGGCGCAAGACGGCGCCGGCATCGATCCCCGTTGAGCAGAAGGCTTAG
- the rplT gene encoding 50S ribosomal protein L20 encodes MSRTKTGFVRRRWHNKVRKMVRGQFGSRGTLWKRSSEAMLKSLFYSYRDRKQRARRLRELWIVRINAAARLNGISYSKLIFGLKAAGVELDRKVLADIAVRDPETFQKIAMVAQSKL; translated from the coding sequence ATGTCTCGTACTAAAACCGGGTTCGTACGCCGCCGTTGGCACAATAAAGTTCGCAAGATGGTCCGGGGCCAGTTCGGCTCACGCGGGACGCTGTGGAAGCGCTCCAGCGAAGCGATGCTGAAGAGCCTGTTCTACAGCTACCGTGACCGCAAGCAGCGGGCCCGCCGCCTGCGCGAACTGTGGATCGTCCGTATCAACGCCGCCGCGCGCCTGAACGGCATCTCCTACAGCAAGCTGATCTTCGGCCTGAAGGCCGCCGGGGTTGAGCTGGACCGCAAGGTGCTGGCCGACATCGCCGTGCGCGATCCGGAAACCTTCCAGAAGATCGCCATGGTGGCGCAGAGCAAGCTCTAA
- the rpmI gene encoding 50S ribosomal protein L35, which produces MAKKYKLKTHKATAKRFRVTGGGKLMRTKGGKSHLRRNKSKRASSQFDKMQEVSHGGSQAKRIRRLAPYLKHYKANPPA; this is translated from the coding sequence GTGGCTAAGAAATATAAGCTCAAGACCCACAAGGCCACCGCCAAGCGCTTCCGCGTGACCGGCGGCGGTAAGCTGATGCGGACGAAGGGCGGCAAGAGCCATCTGCGCCGCAACAAGTCGAAGCGCGCCAGCAGCCAGTTCGACAAGATGCAGGAAGTGTCGCATGGCGGAAGCCAGGCGAAGCGCATCCGTCGTCTCGCGCCCTACCTCAAGCATTACAAGGCCAACCCGCCGGCGTAA
- a CDS encoding translation initiation factor IF-3 — protein MSNPEYRINRQIRAREVRLIDQNNENVGVVTLFRALELAEAADQDLVEVAPNAVPPVCRIMDFGKFQYEKQRRERKAKKAQKIVEVKQVRLNPATDDYHLGFKMEDAKKWLAEGNKVRFSIRFRGRQNLHTELGYSRLVRISQEMKDFSAVEQTPMLEGNTMTMMLIPLAEKPAVVEKPPTPQVEKKQD, from the coding sequence ATAAGCAACCCGGAATATCGCATCAACCGCCAAATAAGGGCGCGTGAAGTGCGGCTGATTGACCAGAACAACGAAAACGTTGGGGTCGTGACGCTGTTTCGCGCGCTTGAGCTGGCCGAGGCGGCCGACCAAGATTTAGTCGAGGTCGCCCCCAACGCGGTTCCGCCCGTTTGCCGTATTATGGACTTCGGCAAATTCCAGTACGAAAAGCAGCGGCGTGAACGTAAGGCGAAGAAGGCGCAGAAGATCGTCGAAGTCAAGCAGGTGCGTCTGAATCCTGCAACCGATGACTATCATCTCGGCTTCAAGATGGAAGATGCGAAGAAGTGGCTGGCGGAAGGCAACAAGGTCCGCTTCAGCATTCGGTTCCGCGGCCGCCAAAACCTGCATACCGAGCTAGGCTATTCCCGGCTGGTGCGGATTTCTCAGGAAATGAAGGACTTCTCGGCCGTCGAGCAGACACCGATGCTTGAGGGCAACACGATGACGATGATGCTCATCCCGCTCGCCGAGAAGCCAGCAGTTGTTGAGAAGCCGCCGACGCCGCAAGTCGAAAAGAAGCAAGACTAA
- the hypB gene encoding hydrogenase nickel incorporation protein HypB gives MNPRILEIRRGVLEQNDLLAGELRGRFHKAGVLVLNLVSSPGSGKTAFLEWTLRELIARGFHAAALVGDLATENDAARLARSGASVRQILTSGNCHLEAHMISSHLAGWKLDLDGLDFLFIENVGNLVCPSHYDLGEDIRIVMLSVTEGEDKPLKYPPMFNSADVAVITKIDLAEAVEFNRDVTVANIESVRPGMTIFETSAKRGTGMERWIDYLVAQREKITVE, from the coding sequence ATGAATCCGCGAATCCTTGAAATCCGCCGCGGGGTGCTGGAACAGAACGATCTGCTGGCGGGCGAGCTGAGAGGCCGGTTCCACAAGGCCGGCGTGCTGGTGCTGAACCTGGTCTCCAGCCCCGGATCAGGAAAGACGGCGTTCCTCGAATGGACGCTGCGCGAGTTGATCGCGCGCGGGTTCCACGCGGCGGCGCTGGTGGGCGACCTGGCGACAGAGAACGATGCCGCCCGCCTCGCCCGGAGCGGCGCCAGCGTCCGCCAGATCCTGACCAGCGGAAACTGCCACCTCGAAGCGCACATGATCAGCAGCCATCTGGCCGGCTGGAAGCTTGACCTGGACGGCCTCGACTTTCTGTTTATCGAGAACGTCGGCAACCTGGTCTGTCCGTCGCATTACGACCTGGGCGAGGATATCCGCATCGTCATGCTGTCGGTGACGGAAGGCGAGGACAAGCCGCTGAAATACCCGCCGATGTTCAACTCGGCCGATGTGGCGGTCATCACCAAGATCGACCTGGCCGAAGCGGTCGAATTCAACCGGGATGTCACGGTCGCCAATATCGAGAGCGTGCGGCCGGGCATGACGATCTTCGAGACGTCGGCCAAGCGCGGCACAGGTATGGAGCGCTGGATCGACTATCTGGTTGCACAGCGCGAAAAGATCACTGTGGAATGA
- the hypA gene encoding hydrogenase maturation nickel metallochaperone HypA, which translates to MHELSVAYNIVEIAAGAARDAGVTQVGAVHLRLGAMSGVEQEPLRFGYGIAIEGTCLAGSRLVIEDVPLTIFCPTCGTERVVENVQVLRCPACGTPSMDIRSGRELEIAYLEYDDESANP; encoded by the coding sequence ATGCATGAGCTTTCGGTCGCTTATAACATCGTCGAGATCGCCGCCGGGGCCGCACGCGACGCCGGCGTGACGCAGGTCGGCGCGGTCCATCTGCGGCTGGGGGCGATGAGCGGCGTGGAGCAAGAGCCGCTGCGCTTCGGCTACGGCATCGCCATCGAGGGGACGTGCCTGGCAGGATCGCGGCTGGTGATCGAGGATGTGCCGCTAACGATCTTCTGCCCGACGTGTGGCACCGAGCGCGTCGTGGAAAACGTACAGGTTCTGCGCTGCCCCGCCTGCGGAACGCCGTCGATGGACATCCGCAGCGGCAGGGAACTCGAAATCGCTTATCTGGAGTACGACGATGAATCCGCGAATCCTTGA
- a CDS encoding DUF2267 domain-containing protein, whose protein sequence is MDEIVKKLVKQLGISDDIARKAVELIVGQLKGKLPEPIASQLDGILSGEVDAASLGGGEGLLEKGKDLLGGLFGGKKS, encoded by the coding sequence ATGGATGAGATCGTAAAGAAACTCGTTAAGCAGCTGGGGATTTCGGATGATATTGCCCGCAAGGCCGTCGAGTTAATCGTCGGACAGCTCAAGGGCAAACTACCCGAGCCAATCGCGAGCCAGCTTGACGGAATCCTGAGCGGAGAAGTCGACGCCGCGAGTCTTGGCGGCGGCGAAGGATTGCTCGAAAAGGGCAAGGATCTGCTCGGCGGGCTGTTCGGCGGCAAGAAGAGCTAA
- the surE gene encoding 5'/3'-nucleotidase SurE has translation MTRILVTNDDGVYAPGILALVQAMREIGEVEVSAPAVNQSASGHKKTLFSDIPVNKVMLADGTPAYAVGGSPADCVALLSLGMSVHWPPDIVVSGINRGANMGQDITYSGTVTAALEAAIDGVKAVAVSLDNHEANSIEDYAVAARVAQTVVREALKRPLPPLTILNLNVPKGEVVKGVRLVRQGVRIYWDELGRNADDTAYRIVGPVPGGVYDTVGTDVWALHLGYASLTPIHLDMTAHQFMAELAAWDVTI, from the coding sequence ATGACGCGAATACTGGTAACAAACGACGACGGAGTCTATGCGCCGGGGATCCTGGCGCTGGTACAGGCGATGCGGGAGATCGGCGAGGTGGAAGTGTCCGCGCCAGCGGTCAACCAGAGCGCCAGCGGCCACAAGAAAACGCTGTTTTCGGATATCCCGGTCAACAAGGTCATGCTGGCCGACGGGACGCCTGCCTATGCGGTGGGTGGCAGCCCGGCAGACTGTGTAGCGCTGCTCTCGCTGGGGATGAGCGTCCATTGGCCGCCCGACATCGTCGTCAGCGGGATCAACCGCGGGGCGAACATGGGACAGGACATCACCTACAGCGGCACGGTGACCGCGGCGCTGGAAGCGGCGATCGACGGCGTAAAGGCGGTGGCGGTCAGCCTGGATAACCACGAGGCGAACTCGATCGAGGATTACGCAGTCGCGGCACGGGTGGCACAAACGGTGGTACGCGAAGCCCTCAAGCGTCCGCTGCCGCCGCTGACGATCCTCAACCTGAACGTGCCGAAGGGCGAGGTGGTCAAAGGGGTGCGGCTGGTGCGGCAGGGCGTACGCATTTACTGGGACGAACTGGGCCGCAACGCCGACGACACCGCCTACCGGATCGTCGGGCCGGTGCCGGGCGGGGTCTACGATACCGTCGGTACGGATGTGTGGGCGCTGCATCTGGGCTATGCGAGCCTGACGCCGATCCACCTCGACATGACGGCGCACCAGTTCATGGCCGAGCTGGCGGCGTGGGATGTAACGATCTAG
- a CDS encoding alpha/beta hydrolase, which translates to MNTVILGDETAPVLTMLHGWGANIELVRPLGERMAALGYRVVMFDLPGFGQTPPPPEAWTVFDYAACVVDALHALNIETTHLFGHSFGGRLSLILGADYPPIVDKIVLADAAGIRPPVALTVRARTAAYKSIRDGLNRIGLRGLSDSLRNAYSARYGSADFNAAGGVMRETFVKVVNQDLRGWAARISAPTLLLWGDRDEDTPISAGREMERLIPDAGLVVFEGAGHYSYLERAADAARIMHTFFKN; encoded by the coding sequence GTGAATACCGTCATCCTGGGCGACGAAACCGCGCCGGTACTGACCATGCTGCACGGCTGGGGGGCGAACATCGAGCTGGTGCGGCCGCTGGGCGAACGGATGGCGGCGCTCGGCTACCGGGTGGTGATGTTCGACCTGCCGGGGTTCGGTCAGACGCCGCCGCCGCCCGAGGCATGGACGGTGTTCGACTATGCGGCATGCGTCGTGGATGCGCTGCACGCGCTGAATATCGAGACGACTCATCTGTTCGGACATTCGTTCGGCGGCCGGTTGAGCCTGATATTGGGGGCAGACTATCCCCCAATTGTCGACAAAATTGTGCTTGCAGACGCGGCAGGCATCCGTCCGCCGGTAGCGCTGACCGTACGAGCGCGCACCGCCGCGTATAAGTCGATACGCGACGGACTCAACCGGATTGGGCTGCGCGGACTGAGCGACTCGCTGCGCAACGCCTATTCCGCGCGCTACGGGTCGGCGGATTTCAACGCGGCCGGCGGCGTCATGCGCGAAACGTTCGTCAAGGTGGTCAATCAGGACTTGAGAGGGTGGGCGGCGCGAATTTCGGCTCCGACCCTGCTGCTGTGGGGCGACCGCGACGAAGACACGCCGATCAGCGCGGGCCGCGAGATGGAACGGCTGATCCCGGACGCCGGGCTGGTGGTGTTCGAGGGCGCGGGGCATTACAGTTATCTGGAACGCGCGGCCGATGCGGCTAGAATAATGCATACGTTCTTCAAAAACTGA
- a CDS encoding UDP-N-acetylglucosamine 1-carboxyvinyltransferase encodes MRIKVEGGNPLNGTYTPSGSANAAAACLAAALLTEHPVTLSSVPHTTSTESLLELANFLGTEISGGGDLPFEFITAQIAKRHLTPSVTGGMVGGMLFVAPVLARRGYVRLEVDFPLNRVRTHLDALRDLKQDVTISNGAVEIKATHWEHLDILLSQASVTATGMVMMLAATQGRETVIRNAACEPHVQALGQMLERMGAQVEGIGSNCVRIFGTRELVGTHATLPNDHIEGASAAAMIALSGGRGKVAGVRRSDMQMIGRTFHWLGMTLDIDADDSFVPRHESLSMSNREEDVDASIESAPWPGFPSDLVPMATVVASQAVGTALIHEKMFNNRLLFVDKLNSMGAQIVLCDPHRAIVVGKTPLRGIYMDTPDVRAGLSLLAAALVADGTSTIDNAQAIANSFDGVIGKLQALGAKIHVE; translated from the coding sequence ATGCGGATAAAAGTTGAAGGCGGCAACCCGCTCAATGGGACGTATACGCCCAGTGGAAGCGCCAACGCCGCGGCGGCATGCCTGGCAGCCGCGCTGCTCACGGAACATCCGGTCACGCTCAGCAGCGTGCCGCATACCACCAGCACCGAGTCGCTGCTGGAGCTGGCGAACTTTCTGGGGACGGAGATCAGCGGCGGCGGGGATTTGCCGTTCGAGTTTATCACCGCGCAGATCGCCAAGCGCCACCTGACGCCATCGGTCACCGGCGGGATGGTTGGCGGGATGCTGTTCGTGGCGCCGGTCCTGGCGCGGCGCGGATACGTGCGGCTTGAGGTCGATTTTCCGCTTAACCGCGTGCGTACCCACCTCGACGCGCTGCGGGATCTGAAGCAGGACGTGACGATCAGCAACGGCGCGGTCGAGATCAAGGCGACCCACTGGGAACATCTGGACATCCTGCTCTCGCAGGCCTCAGTGACGGCGACCGGCATGGTGATGATGCTGGCGGCGACACAGGGGCGCGAGACGGTGATCCGCAACGCCGCCTGCGAGCCGCATGTGCAGGCGCTGGGGCAGATGCTGGAGCGGATGGGCGCGCAGGTGGAAGGGATCGGCAGCAACTGCGTGAGGATCTTCGGCACGCGCGAGCTGGTCGGCACGCACGCCACGCTGCCGAACGACCACATTGAGGGGGCCAGCGCGGCAGCGATGATCGCGCTCAGCGGCGGCCGCGGCAAAGTCGCCGGGGTGCGGCGGTCGGATATGCAGATGATCGGGCGGACGTTTCACTGGCTGGGGATGACGCTGGATATCGACGCGGACGACTCGTTTGTGCCGCGCCACGAGTCGCTGAGCATGTCCAACCGCGAGGAGGATGTGGACGCGAGCATCGAGTCTGCGCCGTGGCCGGGCTTTCCGAGCGATCTGGTGCCAATGGCGACGGTGGTCGCCTCGCAGGCCGTTGGAACCGCGCTGATCCACGAGAAGATGTTCAATAACCGGCTGCTGTTCGTCGACAAACTGAATTCGATGGGCGCGCAGATCGTGCTGTGCGACCCACACCGCGCGATCGTAGTGGGCAAGACGCCCCTGCGCGGCATCTATATGGACACGCCGGACGTGCGGGCAGGGCTTTCACTGCTGGCCGCGGCGCTGGTGGCGGATGGCACCAGCACCATCGACAACGCACAGGCGATCGCCAACAGCTTCGACGGCGTGATCGGGAAACTGCAGGCGCTGGGCGCGAAGATCCACGTGGAGTGA
- a CDS encoding polymer-forming cytoskeletal protein, which translates to MSFFGGRRNQPQPEPTPEPQPERSAPSYTSSAPTNPVRDTRETHIPASQPVGFETVLGAACTLDGSLTSTGNVRLDGTFSGSLDIHGNVLVGETAKITADISARNISIAGAVRGNVTGKKVQLLRTGRVWGDITATALSTEEGAFIDGKISMVSKEEVRPATEPTRATDGRIDEVSVSAEPDFLAAAESAEPAPDAADAFDDTPGDDWPEAGDESPRTEA; encoded by the coding sequence ATGTCCTTTTTCGGTGGACGCCGCAATCAGCCCCAGCCCGAACCCACGCCTGAACCGCAGCCGGAGCGCTCGGCGCCGTCCTATACCTCCAGCGCCCCCACCAATCCCGTACGCGACACCCGCGAAACGCACATTCCCGCCTCACAGCCCGTCGGCTTCGAAACCGTGCTTGGCGCGGCCTGCACGCTCGATGGTTCGCTGACCAGCACCGGCAACGTCCGGCTCGATGGCACCTTTAGCGGCAGCCTCGACATCCACGGCAACGTGCTGGTCGGGGAGACCGCCAAGATCACCGCCGACATCAGCGCCAGGAACATCAGCATCGCCGGCGCGGTTCGCGGCAACGTCACCGGCAAAAAAGTCCAGCTTCTGCGGACGGGCCGCGTGTGGGGCGATATCACCGCGACCGCCCTCAGCACCGAGGAAGGCGCGTTCATCGACGGTAAGATTTCGATGGTCAGCAAAGAAGAAGTCCGTCCCGCCACCGAGCCGACCCGGGCCACCGATGGCCGGATCGATGAAGTCTCCGTCAGTGCCGAGCCGGACTTCCTCGCCGCTGCCGAGTCCGCCGAACCCGCTCCCGATGCCGCCGATGCCTTCGACGATACTCCGGGCGACGACTGGCCCGAAGCCGGCGACGAAAGCCCGCGTACCGAAGCCTAA